A region of Pseudomonas marginalis DNA encodes the following proteins:
- a CDS encoding alpha-E domain-containing protein, protein MLSRTASDLYWMSRYLERAENLARMLDVSYSLSLMPQDGRGDGLHELAMPLLITGTLDDYRERHGELHAERLLHFFALDAANPASIYSCLGAARASAHAVRGRITADMWENINATWLEIREISQQGLSRYGMSRFCEWVKERSHLFRGATYGTIMRNDAFRFIRLGTFIERADNTLRLLDARYEMAGDQAEAVTDGTAHAYYQWSALLRALSSFEAYTEIYRDAPGARQVAELLLLRADVPRSLRACSEEIDQILASLPGINGRPAQRLAAEMDARLRFTAIDEILEEGLHAWLTDFIPLVRQLGDAIYSSYLEAA, encoded by the coding sequence ATGTTGAGTAGAACTGCCTCGGATTTGTACTGGATGTCGCGCTACCTGGAACGCGCGGAAAACCTCGCGCGCATGCTCGATGTCAGCTATTCGCTGTCGCTCATGCCCCAGGATGGGCGCGGTGATGGCCTGCATGAACTGGCCATGCCGCTGTTGATCACCGGCACGCTGGATGATTACCGCGAGCGCCACGGCGAATTGCACGCCGAACGCCTGTTGCATTTCTTCGCATTGGATGCGGCCAACCCGGCCAGCATCTACAGTTGTCTCGGTGCCGCGCGGGCCAGCGCCCATGCTGTGCGTGGGCGAATCACTGCCGACATGTGGGAAAACATCAACGCAACCTGGCTGGAGATTCGCGAAATCTCACAGCAGGGCCTCAGCCGCTACGGCATGAGCCGGTTCTGCGAGTGGGTCAAGGAGCGTTCCCATCTGTTCCGGGGGGCGACCTACGGCACCATTATGCGCAATGACGCCTTTCGTTTTATTCGGCTGGGTACGTTTATCGAGCGCGCCGACAACACCCTGCGGCTGCTGGATGCGCGCTATGAAATGGCCGGCGACCAGGCCGAAGCCGTTACCGATGGCACCGCCCACGCCTACTATCAATGGAGTGCCTTGCTGCGCGCGTTATCGTCGTTCGAGGCCTACACCGAGATCTACCGCGACGCCCCAGGTGCCCGGCAAGTCGCGGAGCTGTTGCTGTTGCGCGCCGATGTACCGCGCTCCCTGCGGGCCTGCAGCGAAGAGATCGACCAGATCCTCGCCAGCCTGCCCGGCATCAACGGCCGTCCGGCCCAGCGCCTGGCTGCCGAGATGGACGCGCGCCTGCGGTTTACCGCGATCGATGAAATCCTCGAGGAAGGCCTGCACGCCTGGCTGACCGACTTTATCCCCTTGGTCCGCCAGTTGGGCGACGCCATCTACAGTTCCTACCTGGAGGCCGCATGA